In Tripterygium wilfordii isolate XIE 37 chromosome 23, ASM1340144v1, whole genome shotgun sequence, one genomic interval encodes:
- the LOC119993411 gene encoding thioredoxin-like 1-1, chloroplastic, with product MATEVLSKANLLASPHQYNPDRRRNGVPGLAKSCNFSGFSSPKVKPLRSQTASFLHSDFHGERVVRLGNQGNPKRGQFQVSISAQSGLIGKAHKWWEKGLQPNMKEVTSAQDLVDSLLNAGDKLLVVDFFSPGCGGCKALHPKICQFAEMNPDIQFLQVNYEEHKSMCYSLHIHVLPFFWFYRGADGHVCSFSCTNATIKKFKDALAKYNTDSVSTGPAKGLEAKELVALAANKDLNFTYTPKADQPEAPRELEVVPAEVTISHSDSMIPTHLPSAILNSPKDVEEKTLVTAVI from the exons ATGGCAACGGAGGTTTTGAGTAAAGCAAATCTGTTGGCTTCTCCCCACCAATACAATCCGGATCGAAGAAGAAATGGTGTTCCTGGTTTAGCGAAAAGTTGTAACTTTAGTGGGTTTTCGTCTCCGAAGGTGAAACCCTTACGGTCGCAGACGGCGTCGTTCCTCCACAGCGATTTTCATGGAGAGAGGGTTGTTCGATTGGGAAATCAAGGGAATCCTAAGCGAGGACAGTTTCAAGTTTCCATTTCTGCACAG AGCGGTCTAATTGGAAAAGCTCATAAATGGTGGGAGAAGGGGCTGCAACCCAACATGAAAGAGGTTACTTCTGCTCAAGACCTTGTGGATTCCCTTTTGAATGCAGGTGACAAACTTCTTGTTGTTGATTTTTTCTCCCCTGGTTGTGGTGGATGCAAAGCTCTTCATCCCAAG ATATGTCAATTTGCAGAGATGAACCCAGATATTCAGTTTCTGCAGGTGAATTATGAGGAGCACAAATCCATGTGTTATAGCCTCCATATTCATGTCTTGCCCTTTTTCTGGTTCTACAGAGGAGCTGATGGCCATGTATGCAGTTTTAGCTGTACTAATGCCACG ATCAAGAAATTCAAAGATGCATTGGCCAAATACAACACAGATAGTGTCAGCACTGGGCCTGCCAAAGGGCTGGAGGCGAAAGAGCTTGTAGCATTGGCTGCTAACAAAGATCTCAACTTTACATATACACCAAAAGCAGATCAACCAGAGGCACCCCGAGAACTGGAAGTGGTGCCGGCAGAAGTAACCATTTCTCATTCAGATTCAATGATCCCCACTCATCTCCCATCAGCAATTCTAAACTCTCCCAAGGACGTTGAGGAGAAAACTTTGGTAACTGCCGTAATATAA